A genomic window from Rhodococcus sp. KBS0724 includes:
- a CDS encoding ABC transporter ATP-binding protein, with the protein MRTALLSVRDLHIAFGQQPPAVNDVTLEVCRGEVVALVGESGSGKSMTARAILGLLPDGAEARGSIDLDGTSVLDATEDELNRLRGSTVALIFQEPQSALNPVRRVGWQIKEAIRAHRTVTSRDARARAIELLEQVEIPDPQRRVDYFPHQLSGGQKQRVAIALALANEPDLLIADEPTTALDVTVQAEILALLDRIRQRTGMGILLITHNMGVVAQHADRVIVLRHGEVAEVGDTHALFAAPTHPYTRRLLAAVPRLPEEAAPVPVSVPVESTEDTVLEFASATVQFPARHGSPAFLAVDDVSLTVRRGEVLGLVGESGSGKTTLGRVAAGLVPLAAGRVLFGDHDLAETPPRQLQELRRDLAFVHQDPAASLDPKLTIAATIREPFDVHKIGTAGERRARVLEMLDAVRLPSTLADRFPHQLSGGQRQRVALARALALTPKLVIADEPTSALDVSVQAEVLELFTEVQRDLGFACLFISHDLAVVHQVADRVAVLRSGSVVEIGSVDAVFTAPRDAYTRALIDAVPVPDPTIARDRSTHLASLAV; encoded by the coding sequence GTGCGAACTGCTCTCCTCTCCGTCCGCGACCTGCATATTGCCTTCGGGCAGCAGCCTCCCGCCGTCAACGATGTCACTCTCGAGGTGTGCCGGGGTGAGGTCGTCGCCCTCGTGGGGGAGTCCGGTTCGGGTAAGTCGATGACGGCCCGCGCGATCCTCGGTCTACTCCCTGACGGAGCCGAGGCGCGCGGTTCGATCGACCTGGACGGCACATCCGTACTCGATGCGACCGAGGACGAATTGAATCGGCTGAGGGGCTCCACAGTCGCGCTGATTTTCCAGGAACCGCAGAGCGCGCTCAATCCCGTCCGTCGTGTCGGATGGCAGATCAAAGAAGCGATTCGCGCACATCGCACAGTCACATCCCGTGATGCTCGCGCCCGCGCAATCGAACTCCTCGAGCAGGTGGAGATTCCGGATCCACAGCGCCGCGTCGATTACTTTCCGCATCAACTCTCCGGCGGGCAGAAGCAGCGTGTTGCGATCGCGTTGGCGCTGGCCAACGAGCCCGATCTGCTGATCGCCGATGAACCGACCACCGCGCTCGATGTCACCGTGCAAGCCGAGATCCTGGCACTGCTCGACCGGATCCGTCAGCGGACCGGAATGGGAATTCTGCTCATCACTCACAACATGGGAGTTGTTGCGCAGCATGCAGATCGAGTGATCGTCCTCCGGCATGGTGAAGTTGCCGAGGTGGGGGACACGCACGCACTGTTCGCAGCGCCGACCCACCCGTACACCCGCCGACTGCTGGCTGCAGTGCCGCGCCTTCCCGAGGAGGCGGCTCCGGTTCCGGTTTCGGTTCCGGTGGAGTCGACCGAGGATACTGTGCTCGAATTCGCGAGCGCCACAGTGCAGTTCCCGGCCAGACATGGCAGTCCTGCCTTCCTGGCAGTTGACGACGTGAGCCTTACGGTCCGCCGGGGCGAGGTCCTCGGTCTTGTCGGTGAGTCGGGTTCCGGAAAGACCACGCTCGGCCGCGTTGCTGCCGGTTTGGTGCCGTTGGCGGCTGGACGTGTTCTGTTCGGTGACCACGATCTTGCTGAAACACCGCCACGGCAGCTGCAGGAACTACGCCGTGATCTCGCATTTGTTCACCAGGACCCCGCCGCCTCCCTCGACCCGAAACTGACGATCGCAGCAACCATCCGTGAGCCGTTCGACGTCCACAAGATCGGTACGGCGGGGGAAAGGCGCGCTCGCGTACTCGAGATGCTCGACGCCGTTCGGTTGCCCAGTACGTTGGCCGACCGTTTTCCACATCAACTCTCGGGTGGGCAACGGCAGCGCGTTGCACTCGCCCGCGCACTGGCGCTGACGCCCAAGCTGGTGATTGCGGACGAGCCGACCAGCGCGCTCGACGTCTCGGTGCAGGCCGAGGTGCTGGAGCTGTTCACCGAGGTGCAGCGTGATCTCGGGTTTGCTTGCCTGTTCATCAGCCACGACCTCGCCGTTGTCCACCAGGTCGCGGACCGGGTTGCAGTGCTGCGATCCGGCTCCGTTGTTGAGATCGGCAGCGTCGACGCGGTCTTCACCGCACCGCGTGATGCCTACACGAGGGCCTTGATCGACGCCGTTCCGGTGCCTGACCCCACGATTGCCCGCGATCGCTCGACTCACTTGGCCTCGCTCGCTGTGTAA
- a CDS encoding MBL fold metallo-hydrolase: MSFGIDIGSAHVTQLTELAYWPFPARDLFPMISEAEIDAASGLLAEPFVDRRSGDLVLAIHTYVVEIGGKTIVVDTGNGNDKNRPNLLPHHMFDTDYLTRFAATGIDVDTVDLVISTHLHPDHCGWNTTLDSGVWKPTFPGATYVFGRIELEGLQQLAASGADDGVVSDLVKTFEDSVRPVLDAAAWVAVDDGHILVEHEETTVVVRVAPGHTGGHLTVEILTPDGGAVISGDVIHHPIQFLYPDLCQAGDADPAVSLRTRTGLVDRCAREGILLLPAHFPLDEPIVVGFNAIGVPEAASVLAVREPADGV; this comes from the coding sequence ATGAGCTTCGGCATCGACATCGGATCAGCGCACGTAACACAACTGACAGAATTGGCGTACTGGCCGTTTCCGGCGCGCGATCTGTTTCCGATGATCAGCGAGGCGGAAATCGACGCTGCGTCCGGTCTTTTGGCGGAGCCTTTCGTGGACAGGCGCAGTGGGGATCTCGTGCTCGCGATCCACACCTACGTCGTGGAAATCGGTGGTAAGACGATTGTTGTGGACACCGGAAACGGCAACGACAAGAATCGGCCGAATCTATTGCCGCACCACATGTTCGATACCGATTACCTCACGCGTTTTGCGGCCACCGGAATCGACGTCGACACTGTCGATCTTGTCATCAGCACCCACCTGCACCCCGATCACTGCGGTTGGAACACCACACTCGACTCGGGTGTATGGAAACCGACATTCCCAGGTGCCACATACGTTTTCGGACGCATCGAACTCGAAGGACTCCAGCAGCTCGCCGCATCAGGTGCTGACGACGGGGTGGTCTCCGACCTGGTGAAGACCTTCGAGGACAGCGTTCGTCCGGTACTCGACGCGGCGGCATGGGTGGCCGTCGACGACGGCCATATTCTGGTGGAGCACGAAGAGACGACGGTTGTGGTGCGGGTTGCGCCGGGGCATACCGGTGGTCATCTCACGGTGGAGATCCTGACTCCCGATGGCGGCGCGGTCATCTCGGGTGATGTCATTCACCATCCCATCCAGTTTCTGTACCCGGACCTCTGCCAAGCCGGCGACGCTGATCCAGCTGTGTCGTTGCGTACCCGCACCGGGTTGGTCGATCGGTGTGCGCGCGAAGGAATCCTGCTGCTACCAGCGCACTTTCCGCTCGATGAACCGATCGTAGTCGGATTCAACGCAATCGGAGTGCCCGAGGCAGCGTCTGTTCTTGCTGTGAGGGAACCTGCAGACGGCGTATGA
- a CDS encoding ABC transporter substrate-binding protein, producing MNSRSILRRPSLRGLVAVALFGALTVTGCSSAVDQAGAGTEVVEGGILRIGDSGDLTPASFFSGVPVNAALSGLVYDTLITYPAGSLDPQPALAESWQVSEDGLTITLTLRPDVTFHDGRPMTSDDVQFSLETYADPARSGQLARTAQLITNYNRPDDHTIVLTLAHSAGNFFDLLDVVPVIDRNTMADFDSGKAYNGTGAFTFANWQPGTGMTFEANEQYWDGAPNLDGVEYVIVPDAQTRVSQLRSGQLDLLLNAAPRDADMLAADPNFEVVDQTGVLRTWYIGANVQAPGLGDVRVRQAIAHAVDRERLLDDVNQGHGTSDNLPWPEYSPAFDASLNSTYNHDVDKAKALVAEVGDIPVIPISYTAGSSESESIAQIIQADLAAVGITTVIEPIDAATSVKNLIGGTYGGLWITSHVFAQYTPSTLPTSAYPFNAYKNTSNFIDADYQAATEAVWRITDPKSPEALAAYQVLNHELLDNVVVIGLLNADNTLAMSAAVHDVDWSKRAELDLSNAYLSE from the coding sequence GTGAACAGCCGCTCCATCCTCAGACGTCCCTCCCTGCGGGGGCTGGTCGCCGTTGCTCTCTTCGGTGCTCTCACCGTGACGGGATGTAGCTCGGCCGTGGATCAGGCCGGTGCGGGAACGGAGGTTGTCGAGGGCGGCATCTTGCGGATCGGCGACAGTGGGGATCTGACCCCGGCCTCGTTCTTCTCGGGCGTTCCGGTGAATGCCGCGCTCTCCGGACTCGTCTACGACACGCTGATTACCTATCCGGCGGGAAGCCTCGACCCGCAGCCTGCGCTTGCCGAATCGTGGCAGGTGTCCGAAGACGGGTTGACGATCACGCTCACGCTGCGGCCCGACGTCACGTTCCACGACGGACGCCCGATGACGTCGGACGATGTGCAGTTCAGCCTCGAAACCTACGCGGACCCAGCCCGTTCCGGCCAGCTCGCACGAACGGCGCAGCTGATCACCAACTACAACAGGCCTGATGATCACACGATTGTGCTCACACTCGCGCATTCGGCCGGCAACTTTTTCGATCTGCTCGATGTCGTGCCCGTCATCGACCGCAACACCATGGCCGACTTCGATTCGGGTAAGGCATACAACGGAACCGGAGCTTTCACCTTCGCCAACTGGCAACCCGGCACCGGAATGACCTTCGAGGCCAACGAGCAGTACTGGGACGGCGCACCCAACCTCGACGGCGTCGAGTACGTCATTGTTCCCGATGCCCAGACGCGGGTGTCGCAACTTCGGTCGGGGCAGCTGGATCTGCTGCTCAACGCGGCTCCGCGTGATGCCGATATGCTCGCCGCCGACCCCAACTTCGAGGTCGTCGATCAGACCGGCGTACTGCGCACGTGGTACATCGGTGCGAATGTGCAGGCCCCGGGTCTGGGGGATGTCCGCGTCCGCCAGGCAATCGCTCATGCTGTGGATCGCGAACGGCTACTCGACGACGTGAATCAAGGGCATGGCACATCCGACAACCTGCCGTGGCCGGAGTACTCGCCGGCGTTCGATGCGAGCCTCAACTCCACGTACAACCATGACGTCGACAAGGCGAAGGCACTCGTCGCCGAGGTTGGCGACATCCCGGTCATTCCGATCAGCTACACCGCGGGATCGAGCGAGTCGGAATCCATCGCTCAGATCATTCAAGCGGACCTTGCCGCAGTCGGTATCACGACGGTCATCGAACCAATCGATGCTGCGACGTCGGTGAAGAATCTGATCGGCGGAACGTATGGCGGGCTCTGGATCACCTCGCATGTATTCGCGCAGTACACACCCTCGACGCTGCCGACCAGCGCCTATCCGTTCAATGCCTACAAGAACACGTCGAATTTCATCGATGCGGATTACCAGGCTGCTACCGAAGCGGTGTGGCGAATCACCGATCCGAAGAGTCCGGAAGCTCTTGCGGCATACCAGGTTCTGAACCACGAACTGCTCGACAATGTCGTGGTGATCGGACTGCTCAATGCAGACAATACGCTCGCGATGTCCGCAGCTGTCCACGACGTGGACTGGTCGAAGAGGGCGGAACTCGATCTGAGCAATGCCTATTTGAGCGAGTGA
- a CDS encoding allantoate amidohydrolase → MNTSTVGPATVVGLMSDIAAVGNDPTRGGYSRPIYSAADMELREWFISEAQRRSLDVETDRNGIIWAWWNPAGLPLCDAVATGSHLDSVPGGGAYDGPLGVATALIAIDLLRARGFVPRRPVVLAVFPEEEGSRYGLACLGSQLLTGDVDPDRVRGLVDSDGVTYAELAIANGHDPRHIGPDPERLAGIGVFVELHVEQGRGLTDLGRPVAIGSSIIGHGRWRLSFNGQGNHAGTTLMTDRRDPMIAAAQTVLDVRRLAGNHRDARATVGKLDPIPGGTNVIASRVDVWLDVRHDSDAVVAAIVSDIADAAHRSGADEGCDVTLTEASISPTVSFDPILRDRISRVLPDAPILATGAGHDAGVLAAYLPTAMLFVRNPTGISHAPQEYVEDVDAEAGAVALADVLQDLSNR, encoded by the coding sequence GTGAATACATCCACAGTCGGCCCGGCAACCGTGGTCGGCCTGATGTCCGACATAGCCGCTGTCGGAAACGATCCCACTCGTGGCGGCTATAGCCGACCCATCTACTCCGCCGCTGACATGGAACTTCGCGAGTGGTTCATTTCCGAGGCGCAGCGTCGCTCGCTTGACGTCGAAACCGACCGCAACGGCATCATCTGGGCGTGGTGGAACCCGGCAGGTCTGCCCCTGTGTGACGCCGTAGCCACCGGCAGTCACCTCGATTCGGTTCCGGGGGGAGGCGCCTACGACGGCCCTCTCGGCGTTGCGACGGCATTGATCGCCATCGATCTTCTTCGGGCGCGCGGCTTCGTTCCCCGTCGTCCCGTCGTGTTGGCCGTATTCCCGGAAGAGGAAGGTTCACGCTACGGACTCGCCTGCCTCGGTTCGCAATTGCTCACCGGCGATGTCGATCCTGACCGCGTCCGCGGGCTCGTCGACTCCGACGGTGTCACATACGCCGAACTCGCGATCGCGAATGGGCACGATCCACGGCACATCGGCCCCGATCCGGAGCGACTCGCCGGCATCGGGGTATTCGTCGAGCTTCACGTCGAGCAGGGGAGGGGCCTGACCGACCTTGGTCGGCCGGTTGCCATCGGCTCGTCGATCATCGGGCACGGCCGATGGCGTCTGTCGTTCAACGGCCAAGGCAACCACGCCGGAACCACATTGATGACCGATCGACGTGATCCGATGATCGCAGCAGCGCAGACGGTCCTTGATGTGCGACGTCTCGCGGGCAATCACCGCGACGCCCGCGCGACCGTCGGCAAGCTCGATCCAATCCCAGGTGGTACCAACGTGATCGCGTCGCGGGTCGACGTATGGCTCGATGTCCGCCATGACTCCGATGCCGTCGTCGCCGCGATCGTCTCCGATATTGCCGATGCAGCCCACCGTTCCGGTGCCGACGAAGGATGTGACGTCACCCTGACTGAAGCATCCATTTCCCCTACCGTTTCCTTTGATCCGATCTTGCGTGACCGGATCAGCCGTGTTCTGCCGGACGCGCCGATTCTGGCCACCGGCGCTGGGCACGACGCCGGCGTGCTGGCTGCATACCTACCTACCGCGATGTTGTTCGTCCGAAATCCCACCGGAATCTCTCATGCGCCACAGGAATACGTCGAGGACGTCGATGCCGAGGCTGGTGCCGTCGCTCTCGCCGACGTACTTCAGGACTTGTCAAATCGCTGA
- a CDS encoding LysR substrate-binding domain-containing protein, which produces MELRHLRYFVAVAEELHFGKAAARLHISQPPLSVHIRELESEIGTRLFDRSTRRVSLTPAGEAFRERVTVLLATLQDAVIEAADFGAGKRGRVRVGFVSSASVTILPRAVRRFRDTHPSVEVKLDPLTTREQLEALRTNSLDVGLVRTATVDDDINIEPLLTEPMVAVVPKEHSLARLRSVAPAQLAHERLVLFPREMMPGFVGQVWDMLRDHTVQLNVVQEAIHHETVVGLVSAGVGISILPASVSRVQTPDTVILPIDGAPSSSLMVATRAGEDSVIVTEFLRCLHTSAPASA; this is translated from the coding sequence ATGGAACTTCGACATCTTCGCTACTTCGTCGCAGTCGCAGAAGAGCTGCACTTCGGTAAAGCGGCTGCACGCCTACATATCTCACAACCTCCGCTCAGCGTGCATATTCGCGAGCTCGAGTCCGAGATCGGTACGCGGTTGTTCGATCGGTCGACCCGACGGGTGAGCTTGACGCCTGCCGGGGAGGCATTCCGGGAACGAGTGACCGTGCTGCTTGCAACACTCCAGGATGCCGTCATCGAAGCTGCAGATTTCGGCGCTGGGAAACGAGGCCGCGTGCGAGTCGGCTTCGTCAGTTCTGCCAGCGTCACCATCCTGCCCCGCGCGGTGCGACGATTCCGGGACACGCACCCTTCAGTGGAGGTGAAGCTGGATCCCTTGACCACCCGAGAGCAGCTCGAAGCCCTACGTACCAACTCCCTCGACGTCGGTCTTGTTCGGACAGCCACGGTCGACGACGACATCAACATCGAGCCGCTGCTTACAGAGCCAATGGTCGCAGTAGTACCCAAGGAGCATTCGCTGGCGCGTCTACGATCGGTTGCGCCCGCCCAACTAGCACACGAACGGCTCGTACTGTTTCCACGTGAGATGATGCCGGGATTCGTCGGTCAAGTGTGGGACATGTTGCGCGACCACACTGTCCAACTGAATGTTGTCCAAGAAGCGATCCATCACGAAACCGTGGTAGGCCTGGTGTCCGCCGGCGTCGGGATATCAATACTGCCTGCGTCGGTGTCACGAGTACAGACCCCTGACACTGTTATCCTGCCGATCGACGGCGCCCCGTCCTCGTCGCTGATGGTCGCCACCCGCGCAGGTGAAGATTCCGTCATCGTCACGGAATTTCTGCGTTGCCTTCACACCAGTGCCCCGGCAAGCGCCTAG
- a CDS encoding amphi-Trp domain-containing protein, producing the protein MPKLEIKRKSELSRKEVSERLIALGHALASGSEVELGSEGDSIEIVVANRVRWEFEIEVDGDETEIEIEISWRDDPSGDTKVEETQTKASTPPPAKTARRGRPRKNPAT; encoded by the coding sequence GTGCCCAAGTTGGAGATCAAGCGGAAATCCGAGCTGTCCCGGAAAGAGGTCTCCGAGCGGCTCATTGCGCTCGGACATGCCCTTGCGAGCGGTTCGGAGGTGGAGCTGGGCTCGGAGGGCGACTCTATTGAAATCGTCGTCGCCAATCGGGTCCGGTGGGAGTTCGAGATAGAGGTCGACGGAGACGAGACCGAGATCGAGATCGAGATCAGTTGGCGAGACGATCCGTCCGGTGACACGAAGGTCGAGGAGACGCAAACGAAAGCGTCGACTCCGCCTCCGGCCAAAACTGCGCGTCGTGGCCGGCCGCGCAAGAACCCCGCCACCTGA
- a CDS encoding ABC transporter permease codes for MLSYALRRLPSALLVLAVGSIVIFTLLRLVPGDPASVLAGPDATPQALEALRDELGLNGSPLVQYFSWIGGILTFDLGRSLILGGEISALMLDALGNTLLLSITALIFAVAVALGLSTVSVIIDRRWLNSIVTAFGTVAVAIPNFVTGALLVVLFGVVWAVLPAGGIPRKGFLDDPGITVQYLILPAICLGLPIAAALTRFLTESLRSQLAESYVTTARALGISRRRIILTQVLPNALPSTVTVLGMQIGHLLGGAVLVEAIFAWPGLGNLIERAISSRDYPVVQVMLLFSVVLFVIVQLATDLVNAWLDPRIRLGSQP; via the coding sequence ATGCTCTCGTATGCACTTCGCCGACTGCCCTCGGCCTTGCTGGTTCTGGCAGTCGGCTCGATAGTGATCTTCACTCTGTTGCGACTGGTACCTGGTGACCCAGCCAGTGTGTTGGCCGGTCCGGATGCAACTCCGCAGGCTCTGGAAGCACTGCGTGACGAGTTGGGGCTGAACGGTTCCCCACTGGTCCAGTACTTTTCGTGGATCGGCGGAATTCTGACCTTCGACCTCGGTCGGTCGTTGATTCTCGGTGGCGAGATTTCCGCGCTGATGCTCGATGCGCTTGGTAATACCTTGCTCCTCTCGATCACCGCGTTGATTTTTGCGGTTGCTGTTGCCCTCGGCTTGAGTACGGTGTCGGTCATCATCGATCGGCGGTGGCTCAACAGCATCGTGACAGCGTTCGGCACTGTCGCCGTCGCGATCCCGAACTTCGTGACGGGAGCGCTCCTGGTGGTGTTGTTCGGTGTGGTCTGGGCGGTGTTGCCGGCCGGTGGAATTCCCCGCAAGGGTTTTCTGGACGACCCGGGCATCACGGTGCAGTATCTGATCCTTCCCGCGATATGTCTCGGGCTTCCGATTGCGGCCGCGCTGACCCGGTTTCTCACCGAGTCGCTTCGCAGTCAACTCGCCGAGTCGTACGTCACAACGGCTCGAGCCCTGGGTATTTCGCGTCGACGGATCATTCTGACTCAAGTGCTGCCCAACGCGCTGCCGTCGACCGTGACGGTATTGGGGATGCAGATCGGTCATCTCCTCGGTGGCGCCGTACTCGTCGAGGCGATCTTTGCCTGGCCAGGCCTCGGAAACCTCATCGAGCGTGCGATCTCGAGCCGGGATTACCCGGTGGTCCAGGTAATGCTGTTGTTCTCCGTGGTTCTTTTTGTCATCGTTCAGCTCGCCACGGATCTCGTCAACGCGTGGCTCGACCCTCGAATTCGATTGGGGAGTCAGCCATGA
- a CDS encoding ABC transporter permease — MSLEKSADGTGADRDDRWTALRSGRGLIGAALVGAVVLAGLLAPWLAPFAPDEQIRGATLLGPSSDHWFGTDSVGRDVFSRTLYGIRIDLLVIFVAVPVGAVIGSFLGLAASRAAWLDTVLQRSFDLILAFPTIVLAIALTMVIGPGIVTISVVIVLAEIPVFGRLMRTSVLTVRELPYVESARTLGAGEGWILRRHVLPNCLEPLTVQLALAMSVGVFVEGAMSFLGLGVIPPMPSLGSLIKEGTQNAYHSPFFVFGPLLVVVVLVLGLLLISQALAARSRRR; from the coding sequence ATGTCTCTCGAGAAGTCTGCCGACGGTACCGGCGCCGACCGGGACGACCGCTGGACTGCGCTGCGAAGCGGTCGCGGACTGATCGGCGCCGCGTTGGTCGGGGCAGTTGTCCTTGCCGGACTGCTCGCGCCGTGGCTCGCTCCGTTCGCACCGGACGAACAGATACGTGGGGCGACTCTGCTCGGCCCGAGCAGTGATCATTGGTTCGGTACGGATTCTGTTGGACGCGACGTGTTTTCGCGGACGCTGTACGGTATTCGCATCGACCTGCTGGTGATCTTCGTAGCTGTCCCGGTGGGAGCTGTGATCGGCTCGTTCCTCGGTCTGGCCGCATCGCGCGCCGCCTGGCTCGATACCGTGCTTCAACGCTCTTTCGACCTGATTCTCGCATTCCCGACAATCGTTCTCGCTATCGCATTGACGATGGTTATCGGCCCGGGAATCGTGACGATCTCGGTTGTTATCGTGCTCGCCGAAATCCCGGTGTTCGGCAGGCTGATGCGAACGTCGGTGCTGACTGTGCGCGAGCTGCCGTACGTCGAATCGGCCCGAACTCTGGGTGCGGGTGAAGGTTGGATCTTACGACGCCACGTTCTGCCCAATTGCCTTGAACCACTTACCGTTCAACTCGCACTGGCGATGTCGGTCGGTGTGTTCGTCGAAGGCGCGATGAGCTTCCTCGGGCTCGGTGTCATTCCGCCGATGCCGTCGCTGGGTTCACTCATCAAAGAGGGAACCCAGAATGCCTATCATTCGCCGTTCTTTGTTTTCGGTCCGCTTCTGGTCGTTGTTGTTCTGGTCCTCGGACTGCTCCTGATTTCGCAAGCGCTGGCCGCCAGGTCTCGGCGCCGATAA
- a CDS encoding TauD/TfdA family dioxygenase, whose translation MTAIAEPTTTTIVPLAGKIGAEVRGLRVDSLTDADVRLVKDALYRYGVLFFPEQGLDPAIHRAFAQHFGEVVLPHEHLSNLGDEGYREISVIGTENGSAYQANRWHCDVSWRDAPSRFSILHMQVLPEFGGDTMWSNQSEALDALSAPLRELLYGLTAKHRIAPRENVPEADHPLVIRHPETGREALFINDLFTSYINELDADESAAILGVLKAVSIRPEFTVRRQWTVGEIAIWDNHFVQHNAIYDYADQPRRIHRIEAAPEAPIPAR comes from the coding sequence ATGACCGCAATCGCAGAACCCACGACAACTACAATCGTGCCCCTCGCCGGCAAGATCGGCGCCGAAGTGCGGGGACTCCGGGTGGACTCTCTGACGGACGCCGACGTTCGACTGGTCAAGGACGCGCTGTACCGCTACGGCGTGCTTTTCTTTCCCGAACAGGGCCTCGATCCGGCAATCCACCGGGCGTTCGCGCAGCACTTCGGCGAGGTAGTTCTTCCGCACGAGCACCTGTCGAACCTCGGCGACGAGGGCTACCGCGAGATCAGCGTGATCGGCACCGAGAACGGAAGCGCGTACCAGGCCAATCGCTGGCACTGCGACGTTTCGTGGCGTGACGCTCCGTCCAGGTTCAGCATTCTTCACATGCAGGTTCTTCCGGAGTTCGGCGGCGACACCATGTGGTCCAACCAGTCCGAGGCACTCGACGCTCTGTCGGCGCCGTTGCGTGAACTCCTGTACGGCTTGACCGCTAAGCACCGCATCGCACCGAGGGAGAATGTTCCCGAAGCCGATCACCCGTTGGTGATCCGGCATCCCGAGACCGGGCGCGAAGCACTCTTCATCAACGACCTGTTCACCAGCTACATCAACGAACTCGACGCGGACGAGAGTGCTGCGATCCTGGGCGTACTCAAGGCAGTGTCGATCCGGCCGGAATTCACGGTCCGCCGCCAGTGGACCGTTGGCGAAATCGCTATCTGGGACAACCATTTTGTCCAGCACAATGCGATCTACGACTACGCGGATCAGCCGCGCCGCATCCATCGCATCGAGGCTGCTCCCGAAGCTCCCATCCCTGCTCGCTGA
- a CDS encoding TetR/AcrR family transcriptional regulator, with amino-acid sequence MTSKRGRYRAGEQTRVQLIETAERLFALSGYEGVSVSDIRTAAGQQNASVIAYYFGSKENLLHAIFAHRLPAINADREAMMLRTSSQGANLTTREALWAIVQPLANSIGPDNHYVALLDRLMETAILGRVFTTADPTVTTSGSAVNQSLNDSLAEFSEDVRAQRIQIVYTSYLRVLAGYDRQSTRPSHAQLCALIDGWEALLQAPVSQETLDAQKDAQLKPTPSNR; translated from the coding sequence GTGACCTCAAAACGTGGCCGATACCGCGCGGGAGAACAGACACGCGTACAACTCATCGAAACCGCGGAGCGACTCTTTGCACTCAGCGGGTACGAGGGCGTCTCCGTCTCCGACATCCGCACTGCGGCAGGCCAGCAGAATGCATCGGTAATCGCCTATTACTTCGGCTCGAAGGAAAATTTGCTTCACGCGATATTCGCTCATCGCCTACCCGCTATCAACGCGGACAGGGAAGCAATGATGCTCCGGACAAGCTCACAGGGTGCGAATCTGACCACGCGCGAGGCGTTGTGGGCAATCGTGCAGCCCTTGGCCAACAGCATCGGCCCGGACAACCACTACGTGGCGCTACTCGATCGGCTGATGGAAACGGCTATCCTCGGTCGCGTCTTCACCACCGCAGACCCGACCGTGACAACAAGTGGATCCGCCGTCAATCAGAGCCTCAACGACAGCCTGGCCGAATTCTCCGAAGACGTTCGAGCGCAACGCATCCAGATCGTGTACACAAGTTATCTTCGGGTGTTGGCGGGTTACGACAGACAAAGCACGCGCCCCAGCCATGCGCAGCTGTGCGCCCTGATCGACGGATGGGAAGCACTACTACAAGCCCCCGTGTCCCAGGAAACTCTCGACGCCCAGAAGGACGCCCAGCTGAAACCGACTCCGTCGAACCGCTGA